The genomic region aatgacattttccaatgaatttctatgtgtgaccggTTTTCTAATAATATTCAAGtgtcttttcaccttctgaagcagccctgtgaaggggggtcgccgaccctgtaaactgttctaaattgatacatttagttgattcatttcttatctttgtccctgctgagcagaatccctgagtttcatcacaggcagctgttagaattgatacaatagttgctaatactccagagatgctgctgagaaatgtatcaactaaatgttgcaaaattgtaacagtacagagtctgcacctgaattactgagctgccagactcaaacaccagatacaggaacattcaactttaagattttggaaaaacagtaaaaaataaatggaaagtaattggaaaaagtctttatttctggggaacaatctaaaaacaactgaattgaaaaaaaaagtgtttggaaggtgaacatccactACAATACAGAAGACTTTCTCCAACAACTCCAGTTTAAAGGatcaaaaaacaagtaaaaagcaaagaaagattccCTGGGGGGTGATAGAGTGTAAGCCACAACCCCCCCAATCCCAAGCAGCACTCATTTTAGAGAAAGGGGAATCACTGTGACAAGTAGTTAGGCATCATCCCCTGTGATTCTACTCACTTTGCTACTACCCCGGGCTGTTAAATTAATGCCCCAGACTTGGGTACTTTAGCCATGAGCGCAGCCATGTTGTCCTTTGTCTATTGAGGCCGGGTGCGTGTGTAGCACAGAGATCTTGTACCTTGTGTGAACTCACTAGCGCACGTCACGTACAGTAGCTCAGGCAGGGCCTCTTTAGACTGGGAGCAATGGAGCAGGGTAGGGGGTAAGAGACTACAATAACTGGCCGCTAAACACTTCGCCTAAAGGAATCACATTGGGCAGCACGAAGCTGCTTTCTAATACAGACGAGGCCGAGAGACTGAAAGCGTCCAATGACTAGAGAGCAAATAAAGCTGCAGCAGTGCTCGGCCatggctattattattattatttattaaatgatattGTGGCACCACAAGCTCTGGTGACCCCTTGGTGTCCTTGGACCTCCTCAGCGTTCGCCCTTGGTGTGTCCTTACCCCTCTGTTGAGATGATCATACACAGCATCCGCCCCCTGGTCAAACGCCCGCTCGAACAACACCGCGCCGATCACTATGGTCAGCGTGAAGGTAGAAGTTCTGCGGAAGAGCGCCCGATACAGAGAACTTCCCAGCGCCATGTTTTTGCGTCTCACCGGCAAATGCACCGCCTACTATTACGTCACTTCCGCGGCCAGATACTTGAAGGCTGTTGGTTCTTTTCCGATCACGTGAAAAACTGAAACTTGACATCGGCTTAACGCCTTCGTTACCGGCAGAAGAATGCTTTTAGAAATCATGAGAGTTTAGCTTCTCAAATAACTCTCGTTAAAGtattgtttatgaaaaaaaactttgctgtAGTTTCCCAATCTCTCTGCCTAGAATGtatctaatgcgcatgcgcgcgtgTCTGCACGTATAGGGCCCAGAGAGGATTCCGGGAATGGCACAGCGGGTTCCCTGTTGGGTGGATAAGTGAATGCAGGGCGAGGGGCAGTAGTTGTTGCTGAGTGGGTCGGCCAGGCTGAGATAATGGGAAGGCGATATTTCTGCGACTACTGCGATCGCTCTTTTCAGGACAATCTACACAACCGCAAGAAGCACCTGAATGGCGTGCAACACCAGCGGAGCAAAAAGGTCTGGTTCGATACGTTCAGAGGTGAGAGCGCCTCTCTCCCGCTGCTCACGGTGCGACTCCTGCGGCCTACAATATCCTGTATTTCCCACTCATGTCTTGTGCTTCACACCACTGTTTTGTTTGTCATTTCTCCCCATTCAACAGTAGAATAATAGTGTATTTATTTGGCTCTTTGCGGGGTAGTATGGCTGTACCACGTCTAGTCCTCTACTGAAGCTGGAGGGTGTATAGTAGTGTTCCCAACATCTACCCTATCAGTGCACAGTACACTGGTTTTGGTTGTTAGGGGCAACTGCACATAAGACTCAGCAACTTCGACTGcagaacagtaacgccaaaaaaagaaaagtgtttaaaagtaattaaaatattatgtactgttgctctgcactgggaaaactgatgtgtttgcttcagaaagactactttggtttatataaacaagctgctgtgtagccatgggggcagccaatttaagctgaaaaaggagacaaggcacaggttaaataatagcagataacagataagccctgtagtatacaatgggattctacacagcttatctgttatctactgtgtacaagcttgaatggctgcccccatggctacacagcagctcgcttatatacaatatagtagtgtttctaaggaaaacacacatattttaccagtgcaggacaacattacataatattttcattcctttaaaacattttataggtCCCAAAGCCTGATACAAACCCCCTTCCCCATAGACCTGTGTTGAATCACTGGAAGAGTGCTGCACAAGCCCTTATCAGCCTCTATCAGTTTATATCTACGCCGGGCTGTTTGGGCACGGAGTTTCttgtgtatttaaaaatgtggtacTCACAGGGCCAAATAGCCATTGCCCTTAATGTTTTAGCCCTTTGTCCTTTGGGAAATGCATGTGTGCTGCCTCAGGCAATGTTTTCATCAGGGCTGTGTTTTGGTCTGGTGCTACCTAAAGCAGCCCCCCCATTTCCAGCTTTTGCACAGACACCCCCTCTGTTCATGCCCCAGTCATTGGAGAATCAGGGTCTCCACTCCCAGATTTAGCAGCAAGCAGGGGAATTTTTTTATCACCTTTACTATTTACCATATTGGTACTCATTTATTGCTGCCACCCTAGTCAATGGCCTGTGGGTGCCTATATGGTAGGAATTGCTCTGGTTCTTACCACATGGTATGAATGCCTCTGTTATCTTTATGCTGGAAGTAGTTATGTGAGGCTTGCCCCATACCCACAGTGACCTGCAGGTTTGGGTTAAAATGTGTCcaaaccattgcaggttagggttgggtgcaggtcagactggggaagtaaaTTCCTCTACTGCGTCTAAGGATTACTTGTCTTGGAACCATAGACTCACACAGAAGTAACATACAGAACAAGATGACGTGGGTCCTAGAATGGCAACATTTTggtttgaagggattctgtcatgtttttttatgtaggcagctatcttaaaggagaaggaaagctacagaggtgttttattgccaatagattagctgcaatagcacaagctagaatgctatatttattctgtagaatgttttaccatacctgagtaaaaagctctagaaactctgtttgttgaggataggagctacagtattaacatggtgtgacatcacttcctgcctgagtctctccctgctctgggctcagattacagtagataagggagggggggggagaaagaggagcaaactgagcatgctcttgcccagggcaatgaggtttaagctgaaggcaggaagtctgatacagaagcccatgtgtacacaatagaaggaaggaaatgcagtatttcttttgacaggggactcagagcagcacttctttgggggtttactggtatatttagatggacctttctgataaggcttacttagttttaacctttccttctcctttaagtcattttgcatggtcatgtgctttcagaaagagccagcacattaggatggaactgcacttactgctataaagaactttttttcgTGCCAAGAGACTCTACTCATcttcagctacccaaaacataacagaaggCATTattgcaggggtgcccaaactttttgcaacaagggccagatttggtgaggtgaaaatgtgtgggggccgaccattcagcctgacattccttgaaccattaacattaaattacaggaatcgagtaatcgtagcagtaatatttgggcacattagtgaaatgatctgccacttggtctatactgctgtctgtgtgctgaaggtgttagcaatagacacgtactggaacatagtgacgccatacttctttagtttattgtactggcacgtcagtacgtctattgacaccttcagccctaaagaagtatgtgagagtgggttatcactatgtgccagtacgtgtctattgctaacatctTCAGCACATAGGTAGCAGTGGCATATcgtttcactaatgtgccttaatattactgctatgggatttctgatcacactgtgctggggggcttcattattattaatttcaagatggaggctgagggccggtgtaaatttgaaaaagggccacaattggcccccgggccacactttggacatgcctgcattATTGGATAAACAGATGGAGAGTGGAGTGTCAAATTGAAGGGCTATGTTGTCAGCTACTGCTTTACTGGTTGGCTCGAAATACATTggttacaaaaaaatgtatatggaaCCACACACACTCTAtttatgcagttggggagcttaacCCATTTATTACTTCACCAACAATGtcaacgtttcgggggtacaccctcccttcatcaggatacagaATAAAGTGCACAATCACATTTCCCTTCCATATTGTCTTTAATTGTCCAATTAATTCAGTGATGTCCAATTGATGCAATGAAAATGTCATCTATTCCTTAGGATAGTGCAAAATGTCCcacaaattcaccacaaattgaAATTTCACATTACACTCTTGTGTTCGTTCATTCTCACTTTAAATGCCCTAGAGGTTTGGCCCACGTAACCAaggccacatgggcacttcaATAGCTAAAATACACCTTCTGAGTTACATGTGGCAAAATGTCTTATCCTTGTGTCATATCCTTGACTGGGATGTTTACAAATTTCAGCATGAGAAGGTACCTACTTTTTTATACGTTGGTTTTTGGGTTGCCCTTTCCTTAATGTCTGTTTTTATAATACCATCTGCTATAATCTTACCCCTTTTGTAgcaaaatagtgtttttttctcaatttcccaaaaatgtcattttgtaaaatgggccagtgtttcaaaatgacttttttttaatgaaggtaGAATGGGGACCATAAGTAGTTACACATGTAGctatttgtttttcattacttttttcttttagcaGGCCAAGAATTTTAATTTTAGTGGACTGGAGTTCTTCCTCTTGGTATCCTctttcacaattgtttttttaattaattcatctGCTTGAttgatatataaattatttgatttaccTTGTACCTGTAGATAGCAGCTTAagtcaaaacaaaaataattcagttttagaTTGAAATCTAAACATTCTCAGAGGAAATGTACCTCATACATTGGAAAGTTATCTTTTAATAGATACTCCCTATAGCACTCAATACCTTCTTTGTGTCTTATAGAGGTATACAGATCTTTTACATCTATAGTGCATAACATGGGGGTTGTTTTATTATCTCTGCTTCAGACATGGTGTTCAGAAACTCCATAGTGTCTTTTAGGCACGTATTTAGGTTTGGTAAAATTTCTTGCAAGTATGTATCAACATAAATTGCTAATGGTTGTAGGATGGAATCAACACCTGATACTATAGGTCTTCCTGGTGGGTTTATTAAAGTTTTATCAACCGTAGTAGTAGATAAAACTCCGGAACATGGgggttttcttttgacagaaatCCATGGGACCTGCTGGTTAGACAGGTTTGGGTCAAATGATTgttcccccccctcccctttcacCATCCAGGACGGGCTAGGCACAGGTAAATACATTGGCAGGCTGGTTAGCTGTTAGGATTGACCTGCGCATCACTAGAGTTTGAGCTCATCATTGTTATCTGCATGGATTACTCCCTACTCATGAACTGGTAGGGGCTGCAGGTGCTTAGTATGGCCGGAAACAGCCCACACGCAATGTGCacttttgcttttatattttttctgaagACGGTGGATGATGTTTAGAGCTGATCTTAAAGATGATGCACCCTATAATTGGCTAGATCATATCACCCAGCTGGAATAGCATGCCATAAACTATGATGATGTGTATATTATTTCAAGTACCAGTGTTATGTTATCTAAGCCTAATGTCCCATTAGTAAATTGCATTAATCCTCCCCCCCTCTCCAAGCTGGAGCAGATGATTCACCTCATGGCCTCGCTAGATTGCTGCAACAGATAATTTTTCATATGTAGGTGTGAGAACAGGGGAGTGGAATGAAAGTACAGGCATGTGCTccaaatgtttttgtaattttcaaaGGCCATTCAAGGTTGGCAGGGTCAATATGGCCAAATCATGCAATAAAAACTGCCCATTAATACAACATTTAGGAAGGCAACCAACAGATTTCAGATCGGCCTCTTCTCTTGCCTTTCACAGATGCTTCAGAGATCCTTGCAGAAGAACACACCAAGAAACTCTGCAGGAGATTCATACAGTGTGGTAATCCTCCATCTGCTCTTCTCAAggtgtaaaataaaatgcacttcttATTGCGTACACTTTGCAGTGCATTGGGCTGCAAAAATGGGAAAATGTcctccctttaaaaataataatattttttgtttgaagGGGAGGGCGTTTTGTagtaacttaaaggagacatattacgtaaaaaacaagaatttatCATTCCTtttactcttttagatatagaagggcatgtgcttgaaaaagttgtgtttctggttactttttttttgaaaattttcgcCCCGCCCAGTCCTGCCTGCTGAATTTTCTGGCTATGCAGGGGAGCAGGCCCTACTCAGTactctgcactgtaggatagaaaCCAGCAGCAGCTACGTAGACTGACCTgttagggaactgaagcctgtctttgcttctGTGATtgaaggctgtgattggctgtccgcaccctactgtgcttctggcagggaccgttaagACACGCCCATCCCTTATTTGAAACACGGACAGGGAGCAGTGAACATCTGTAGCGAGCCCAATTTGAagccaacaccatatattattcataattgcctacaaatgtaatggtttttttgttctatgtctcctttaatgtgcaaaatgtcttaatgtttcagtatattgataatgggtgagtgcagTTTCCCATACTTCTCCTGTGTGCGTGATTTATTCaattcatattacaggtatgggattggttatctggaaaccagttaaccAGAAAGCACCGAAATTCccgaatggccatctcccatagactccattttattcaaataatccaaattttttaaaactttccttttaaaacagtaccttgtacttgatccaaactaggatatacagtagaacctcaattttacatcccctgattttaagttttccctcattttacattgttgttttgtggtcccacctatatattatgcataatacatttccctgattttacattttcctggattttgcaccatttttttctggtccccttaaaaaaacgtaaaatgggggttctactgtaattaatctttattgggagaaaaaccagcatattggatttatgtaatgtttacatcattttctagtagacttaaactatgaaaatccaaattgtgcAAAGATGCAATGTGTTGTTCACAAGCAGGATTGATATTTGTTATACCAAGTATTGATGATAACGATTATTACCACATAATGGGCACACCATAGGTTGACTCTTACTATAATCTGTGAACCAAGTTGTTGTATGTACTCCCCTACCCCCgcccttgaaaataaaaaaataaagactttaaatTATGTGTTAATTAAGTGTTGTTTCCAGTGTAATTTCTTATTAAAGACCATCTCCCTTGCTACATAATGGCGTGTTGAGGCATTAATTATATTTGTAATGAATAAGGCAGTGCATTATGGGGTGCATTGTCACTGAAATAGGTTGCCTTTTGCCCTTCTCATAGAAGTagattattaaaggaattgttcagtgtaaaaattaagtaaatagataggctgtgcaaaataaaaaaatattttcaatatagttaagttagccaaaaatgtaatgtataaaggctggagtgactgaatgtctaacataatagccagaacactactttgaagctctcttgctttccgatgattggttaccaggcagtaaccaatcagtgacttgagggggggggcacatgggtcatatctgttgcttttgaatctgagctgaatgctaaggatccattgcaaactcactgaacagttatgtcccatgtagcccccccccttcaagtcagtgactaactcagagttagagagctgaaaaacaggaagtagtgttctgttctgttatacatccagtcacgccagcctttatacattacatttttggctaactaactatattgaaacgattttttattttgcacagccgatctatttacccagtttattttaacattgaactgttcttttaagattGTCTGATGGCAGCACATGGTAATGCTCTTGTCCTGCCCTTGTACAGTGCCCGCTATACAGCGTATTGGAGGTTAGCTGCTGATGTCACTGCCTGCTTTTGATTACACTAATGTTTTTTGTCCTTCCGATGAGTACTAAAGTATCATTATTAAAATTATCTGTTGCCTCTTTCAGGCCAGTGTGACTTTGGCCCTGGCTGCCGTTTTTCCCATCTGACAGTAGAGGAATTGGAAGCTTTAAAGGGTCAAGTAGAAGGTAAGTGAAAGCACTTAATCAGTAAGTCTGTCACATAATGTGTGCTTAGTCTCATCTGTTTCCAGCCTCCCATTTTGCTTGAAATATTTCATTGCTGCTCTGCTgatggcttatttttttttatgatagtaAAACAAATGTTTGTGCACACACACTTTTAGGGGTCACAACAGCCAGTTGTTACCACCAAGATCTTAAGTGAGCTTAGCCAGCCTTGAGGTTTACTTTCTACCTAACAGAGCTAAGTATCTCAGGATAACAAATTTATGGTTGTTTAAATGAAAGTCATCGGCCATTATGGGCTGGACAAAGGAGAACCAAAAACAACCATTGTGGTATACTAGACTATGTCTCATtattttgtgttatgttttgggtcagTTGTTCTAAGGGGGGCATATATGTTAATGTGCCCACCATCCCCAGCCCAGGCCTCCAGTAAGTAAAGGTGATCGGCTGATGTGCTACATTGTTTAGTTGGTCTAGTATAGGCCCATCTGAGTGGCTCAGAGACCAGTTCACCATCCCTGTGTCTCTGCTTAGGGGAAACCCTAGCTCAACCTCTCTTAAATTTGTTCCAACAGAGACCACAATCCAGCCTAAGGTTGCCAGACCACTTGAATATTGAAGGACATATAACGAAAATCCAGCTGGGCCTGCACtgactttaattttaatttaaagacaACTTGtgcagccctgcaacatgcatttattagacCTGTCcatgaatttttaaatgatttcgtAACCTTACTCCAGACTAGTTGTGTAAGGACTCCCTGGATCCTAATCCGAGAATACTGCAAAACCTCCTCAGAGGCCATTTGCCATTTCTTTCAATCGGTACATAAGTGGTCGTTTTTTCTCATTTCATCTCTCTCTCGAAACTACTGCATTCACAGGACCtgtgaaaaacaaaaagtgtAATTATTTAAACCAGAGTTTCTTTATCTATTTACTTAATATTATGTAAAAATTCCAATGAATTGCTTAATCCTGTATTAAGGTTTTGTGATACTTTTGCATACACAGTTACATACACAGTTAATTTGTAGaattggctaaaggtggccatacactgagagatccactcgtttggcgatgtccccaaacaaatggatctctccccgatatgtccacctcGAGTTGGGCGATATcagggctgatctgatcatgggctcTAGGGTCCAACAATTGGGTAATAACGAAGGGTAAACGGGCGGTCAgactgtctgtcggcagcttttatcggcctgtgtatggccacctttaggctgagACCAAAAGGTTTATAGGAGCTCAGTGAGCCCAGACAGATACAGTCAGGGTGTAAGTAAGTGGGCATTTTGGATACCTAAATGGACTTGGGTGTTTCAAGGCAGACTAATTTAGACGCCTGCAGattagccaggaattcaaaaaatatttttctagtccCCTTTTTACTTGTTGCCCACTAAGTACACCTGGTGGACAGAACTAACCCCAGCCCAGCTTTGTCACAACTGTATTGTTTAATGACTTAGTGTTTTGTCTTGCAGCAGAAAGATGGGCAAGAGAGATGCACAGAAGACAGTTGCCCCCTTGCAACATAGAGAGATGGCTTGAAGAGAGGGCCAAGAAGAGAGCTTGTAGTAAAAAGTGAGTACAGCAGAGGGAGATGTAGGAGCAAAATAATGTGAACTGCATCACTTATGGCTATTACAATTATCCCATGCTGTCTCTCTCCTATTCTCTTTCATATAGTTTCAGTAGGGGTGGTAGGGGAGAAAACGGAGTTGGTGGTAACAGGGAGTACACATTTCCTCATCAATAATATAACCTTctgttttctatagtttttgctTAATGATTTGCAAACTGATTATATGCA from Xenopus laevis strain J_2021 chromosome 1S, Xenopus_laevis_v10.1, whole genome shotgun sequence harbors:
- the zmat5.S gene encoding zinc finger, matrin-type 5 S homeolog isoform X1; this encodes MGRRYFCDYCDRSFQDNLHNRKKHLNGVQHQRSKKVWFDTFRDASEILAEEHTKKLCRRFIQCGQCDFGPGCRFSHLTVEELEALKGQVEAERWAREMHRRQLPPCNIERWLEERAKKRACSKNDSISQPPTYQLPPSWPPLCELPPSLRPPSEWDEPPGLEWG
- the zmat5.S gene encoding zinc finger, matrin-type 5 S homeolog, which encodes MGRRYFCDYCDRSFQDNLHNRKKHLNGVQHQRSKKVWFDTFRGQCDFGPGCRFSHLTVEELEALKGQVEAERWAREMHRRQLPPCNIERWLEERAKKRACSKNDSISQPPTYQLPPSWPPLCELPPSLRPPSEWDEPPGLEWG
- the LOC108707062 gene encoding cytochrome b-c1 complex subunit 9, producing the protein MALGSSLYRALFRRTSTFTLTIVIGAVLFERAFDQGADAVYDHLNRGKLWEHIKHKYEQSEE